Proteins encoded together in one Calditrichota bacterium window:
- a CDS encoding slipin family protein, which yields MLPFLAFIVVFAVFILATSIRVLNEYERGVVFRLGRVIGVKGPGLIILIPLVDRMVKVSLRTVVLDVPPQDVITHDNVSLQVNAVVYFRVLDPSKAVLDVENYMFATSQLSQTTLRSVLGQIQLDEILSEREKINDELQEIIDRQTDPWGIKISLVELKHVDLPQEMKRAMARQAEAERERRAKIIAAEGERQAAGQLTEAASVIAAHPEALQLRYLQTLVEIAAEKNSVTVFPIPIDLLKPFLKS from the coding sequence ATGTTACCGTTTCTCGCTTTTATCGTCGTCTTCGCAGTCTTCATTCTCGCAACTTCGATTCGAGTTCTGAATGAATATGAGCGCGGAGTTGTGTTTCGTCTGGGCCGCGTAATCGGCGTCAAGGGACCGGGATTGATCATCCTAATCCCGCTGGTTGACCGCATGGTGAAGGTCAGCTTGCGCACCGTGGTGTTGGACGTACCTCCGCAGGACGTAATCACGCACGACAACGTTTCTTTGCAAGTGAACGCCGTGGTTTATTTCCGCGTGTTGGACCCTTCAAAAGCGGTCTTGGATGTTGAGAATTACATGTTTGCAACGAGCCAGCTCTCGCAAACGACGCTGCGCTCGGTCCTTGGTCAAATCCAACTCGATGAGATTCTCTCCGAGCGTGAGAAAATTAACGACGAGTTGCAGGAGATCATTGACCGCCAAACGGACCCGTGGGGAATTAAAATCTCGCTTGTAGAGTTGAAACACGTCGACTTGCCTCAAGAAATGAAACGTGCCATGGCTCGTCAAGCCGAAGCCGAACGCGAACGCCGCGCAAAAATCATCGCCGCCGAAGGTGAACGGCAAGCCGCAGGCCAGTTGACGGAGGCCGCATCTGTCATCGCGGCTCACCCCGAAGCCCTCCAGCTTCGATACCTGCAAACGCTGGTCGAGATCGCTGCGGAAAAAAACTCAGTGACGGTCTTCCCGATTCCCATAGATCTCCTAAAACCGTTCCTGAAATCTTAA
- a CDS encoding PEGA domain-containing protein produces the protein MPRRNKHPLVQLLGSLAKIGIPLIIIAVAAWWVLNRDATPVGQVRITSTIKGAEIYIDGAQAGAQTDTVLLDIPVGRRLITLRAPGLISDPEVAIVEVQKDRASVATFVLTDSNQAAQPDVIPVRDGVRQDVFATDEAMIRSIPAAPPRKSLLDFSEDDYSSDYGSPSQSSPGTYTPKPQSSGKPEVMTEEQRKSLVGTQISVTSEPPGAAIIVNGARTPSVTPHTFRGLDRGYYVFSLELTGYVATPDSIEVALREDNENELAAFSLQPKERLPVPQLTIQTKPLAAGIKVDGTSVGVGSAKVSADYGARVIEFADVPGYKTPDPVRLSITTENSDHTVVGTYERLSGSALVAVVPNENFPRFDAAKLRVFVDNELILDGPKGTYDATLLGSLYPGDRAIKIQYDDLVAEDIIKLNDGQVAEITIRINAFFSKRSLKFKVKTDIPLETWQARFKKSNILTQG, from the coding sequence ATGCCGCGTCGCAACAAACATCCGCTGGTACAACTCCTCGGCAGCCTTGCCAAGATTGGCATTCCGCTGATCATCATTGCCGTCGCAGCATGGTGGGTGCTGAATCGTGATGCTACTCCCGTCGGGCAAGTTCGCATTACTTCCACGATAAAGGGAGCGGAGATCTATATCGATGGTGCGCAGGCTGGCGCACAAACCGACACTGTCCTCTTAGATATCCCGGTAGGGAGGAGGCTCATTACGCTTCGCGCCCCCGGCCTGATTTCCGATCCCGAGGTAGCGATCGTTGAAGTCCAAAAGGACCGCGCGTCCGTCGCGACATTTGTCTTGACTGATTCCAATCAAGCGGCACAACCGGATGTCATTCCGGTCCGCGACGGCGTCAGACAAGACGTTTTTGCCACCGACGAAGCAATGATACGTTCCATCCCGGCCGCTCCTCCCAGAAAGTCCTTGTTGGACTTCTCAGAGGACGACTATTCTTCTGACTATGGCTCTCCGTCCCAGTCTTCGCCGGGCACCTATACTCCCAAGCCGCAAAGCTCAGGCAAGCCGGAAGTAATGACCGAAGAACAGCGCAAATCGCTTGTTGGAACTCAAATAAGCGTAACCTCGGAACCACCCGGCGCCGCAATCATCGTCAACGGCGCGCGCACTCCGAGTGTCACACCACATACTTTCAGAGGATTGGATCGTGGCTACTACGTCTTCTCTCTTGAACTGACCGGTTATGTCGCAACTCCGGACAGCATCGAAGTCGCACTCCGTGAAGACAATGAGAACGAACTCGCCGCGTTTTCTCTCCAACCGAAAGAAAGGCTCCCTGTACCCCAGCTCACAATTCAAACCAAACCTTTGGCCGCTGGTATTAAAGTCGACGGCACGTCGGTAGGAGTCGGCTCGGCAAAAGTCAGCGCGGATTACGGGGCGCGCGTGATCGAATTCGCAGATGTTCCCGGTTACAAAACTCCCGATCCGGTTCGCTTGAGCATTACCACTGAAAATTCTGACCACACGGTCGTCGGCACCTATGAACGCCTCAGCGGTTCTGCCTTGGTTGCGGTCGTGCCGAACGAGAACTTTCCTCGTTTCGACGCCGCCAAACTGCGGGTCTTCGTCGACAACGAGCTGATCCTTGACGGACCCAAGGGTACCTACGACGCGACCTTGCTTGGCAGTTTGTATCCCGGTGATCGCGCGATAAAAATTCAATACGACGATTTGGTCGCCGAAGACATCATTAAGCTGAATGACGGCCAAGTTGCTGAGATTACGATACGCATAAATGCGTTTTTCAGTAAACGTTCTCTCAAGTTCAAAGTTAAGACTGATATCCCCCTCGAGACGTGGCAGGCGCGGTTCAAAAAATCAAACATCCTGACTCAAGGTTGA
- a CDS encoding rRNA pseudouridine synthase: MHEKERLNRYLARHGVCSRRAADTLIASGRVKVNEKVVRTLGTIVDGLRDIVLVDGERVLEAPDPRVIIFHKPVGVLSTCKHGREKGPIILDYLPNDRRYFPVGRLDKDSSGLLLITDDGDLAHKLAHPRFGSKKVYRVEVHPPFERKQAMKLVRGIMLSDGPAQALEVIEITPAVYEVTLAEGRKRQLRRMVTSLGSHVISLSRVEQAGLKLGKLRPGKWRELTHAEMKSLRAKTSQDSEQNTDED; the protein is encoded by the coding sequence TTGCATGAAAAAGAACGCCTGAATCGCTACCTCGCGCGTCATGGAGTTTGCTCTCGAAGGGCCGCCGACACGCTCATTGCATCGGGCCGTGTCAAAGTAAACGAAAAAGTCGTGCGCACACTCGGAACAATCGTGGACGGTTTGCGCGATATTGTTTTGGTCGATGGCGAACGCGTGCTCGAAGCGCCGGATCCGCGCGTCATCATCTTTCACAAACCAGTTGGCGTACTGAGCACGTGTAAACACGGCCGTGAAAAGGGTCCGATTATTCTCGACTACTTGCCGAATGACCGTCGCTACTTTCCAGTCGGCCGGTTGGACAAGGATTCTTCCGGTCTTCTCTTGATTACTGATGACGGCGATCTTGCTCACAAGCTCGCGCACCCGCGCTTCGGTTCGAAAAAAGTCTATCGAGTGGAAGTTCATCCGCCGTTCGAACGCAAACAAGCCATGAAACTTGTGCGCGGAATAATGCTGTCCGATGGCCCGGCACAGGCGCTTGAAGTCATAGAGATAACACCGGCTGTTTACGAAGTGACTCTTGCCGAAGGTCGCAAGCGGCAACTGCGGCGTATGGTAACTTCGCTCGGCTCCCACGTAATTTCTCTAAGTCGGGTTGAACAAGCCGGACTGAAACTCGGAAAACTCCGCCCCGGAAAATGGCGCGAATTGACACACGCCGAAATGAAATCACTACGCGCAAAGACTAGTCAGGACTCAGAACAAAATACTGACGAGGATTAA
- the selB gene encoding selenocysteine-specific translation elongation factor: MGHVIVGTAGHIDHGKSSLVRALTGTDPDRLPEEKRRKITIDLGFAFLDDVAAIIDVPGHEKFIHNMVAGASTVDFALLVIAADDGVMPQTREHLHILRLLGIKHGSIALTKCGVTESEWRSLVKEQIRAATQSTFLRDAPLFEVDSLSGQGIEDLRKFLITELPKLPRRNKSDVLRIPIDRVFTIHGHGTVVTGTVLSGSVQRDQKVELNPGTVSARVKQLQTNAREQTQIMSGMRAALNLNSDQTPVRGQTITQPGSLLSSRRLGIVFDQIPEAPVVKDRQRVRVLIGTQEVMGRYRLIGETNAFKSALLLLDEPVVAAFSDRLILRRYSPLETLGGGVVLDIDPSLRGGKFREQTASLLSGLYDVDGGKALPAWLKIRAPFAVQMSRLLAMFAISESVFKESFLRAETGCRQHSTFVFHADSFAAWKVKVVEHLKHLHKTQAAEPGFSTTQIAAKLPLLPQQLLEITLSDLLKTREIAQDGPLYRLPSAVKKVDDKLAALISQVIAQLSRDGFAPSSSSVLSESLKRPKTEIEQALVTAFRTNLAMRLGTDLFFEKLQFDRAVDKVRELLRKTGSFQVSDLSKHLNSSRKYVVPFLEYLDTKGITERRGNERVPGRNFDKADPL, from the coding sequence ATGGGTCATGTCATTGTCGGCACGGCCGGACACATTGATCACGGTAAGTCTTCATTGGTCCGTGCACTAACCGGCACCGATCCCGACCGATTGCCCGAAGAAAAACGCCGCAAGATCACAATCGACTTGGGCTTTGCCTTTCTCGATGACGTCGCGGCTATTATCGACGTTCCCGGTCATGAGAAATTTATTCACAACATGGTCGCTGGTGCGTCAACCGTCGACTTCGCACTGCTCGTAATAGCGGCTGACGACGGCGTGATGCCGCAGACACGTGAACACCTCCACATTCTGCGTTTGCTCGGCATCAAGCACGGCTCAATCGCCTTGACGAAATGCGGTGTTACCGAGTCAGAATGGCGGTCTCTTGTCAAAGAACAAATTCGCGCCGCCACGCAGAGTACTTTCTTGCGCGATGCGCCGCTCTTTGAAGTGGATTCCCTGTCGGGTCAAGGGATTGAGGACTTACGCAAGTTTCTCATTACAGAACTCCCCAAACTTCCTCGCCGCAACAAATCGGACGTCCTGCGCATCCCCATTGATCGTGTCTTCACGATTCATGGCCACGGTACTGTGGTCACGGGAACGGTGCTTTCAGGATCTGTTCAGCGCGATCAAAAAGTGGAATTGAATCCCGGAACGGTCTCCGCTCGCGTAAAACAACTGCAAACAAATGCGCGCGAACAAACTCAGATCATGTCCGGCATGCGCGCTGCTCTGAATTTGAATTCGGACCAAACTCCCGTTCGCGGGCAAACGATCACCCAACCCGGATCACTATTATCCTCCCGCAGGCTGGGCATCGTTTTCGACCAAATTCCCGAAGCTCCCGTCGTAAAAGACCGTCAGCGCGTCCGCGTTTTGATTGGCACGCAGGAAGTCATGGGCCGCTATCGCTTGATCGGCGAAACAAATGCGTTCAAATCCGCTCTTTTGCTCCTCGATGAACCGGTCGTCGCGGCATTCTCAGATCGTTTGATCCTGCGTCGCTATTCTCCGCTCGAAACTCTCGGCGGCGGAGTTGTCCTCGATATCGATCCGTCGTTGCGCGGTGGAAAATTCAGAGAGCAAACGGCCTCGCTTCTCTCCGGTTTGTACGATGTCGACGGCGGCAAAGCTCTGCCCGCTTGGCTCAAGATTCGGGCGCCTTTCGCGGTTCAGATGTCGCGCTTGCTCGCGATGTTCGCAATCTCCGAATCTGTATTTAAAGAAAGTTTCCTGCGTGCGGAGACTGGCTGCAGACAACATTCGACATTCGTATTTCATGCTGACTCTTTCGCGGCTTGGAAAGTCAAGGTCGTCGAGCATCTAAAGCACTTGCATAAAACACAAGCCGCGGAGCCGGGGTTCTCAACGACACAAATTGCGGCGAAACTCCCGCTCTTGCCGCAGCAATTGCTTGAGATCACGCTCTCCGATCTCCTAAAGACGAGGGAAATCGCGCAAGATGGCCCGCTCTACCGTCTCCCGAGTGCTGTCAAGAAAGTGGATGACAAGCTCGCGGCGCTCATTAGCCAAGTGATCGCGCAGTTATCCAGGGATGGTTTTGCACCGTCGTCTTCATCAGTCCTAAGCGAATCCCTAAAGAGACCGAAAACTGAAATCGAGCAAGCTCTCGTTACGGCATTCCGCACGAACCTCGCAATGCGGCTCGGCACCGATCTCTTTTTTGAAAAATTGCAGTTCGACCGAGCCGTCGACAAGGTTCGCGAACTGCTTCGCAAAACTGGGTCGTTTCAAGTCTCAGATCTCAGCAAGCATCTGAATTCTTCGCGGAAGTACGTCGTTCCGTTTCTTGAATATCTCGACACAAAAGGCATCACAGAACGCCGTGGCAACGAACGTGTGCCGGGCCGCAACTTCGACAAAGCCGATCCCCTGTGA
- a CDS encoding 2,3-bisphosphoglycerate-independent phosphoglycerate mutase, which yields MKKIILTILDGYGLAPDGPYNAVTRANTPFLDQMWKTSPSATLITSGENVGLPAGQMGNSEVGHLNIGAGRVVYQDITRIDLSIRNHEFHQNPVLLSLIRDLKSRGVALHLFGLVSDGGVHSSLNHIRAILETCKENEFTNVNIHVFTDGRDTPPHSGKDHVKTLEGWTRELKVGRIVTVSGRYYAMDRDKRWDRVKKAYDAICLGQGLTANSAVEAVENSYKSDVTDEFILPTVVVADESARLHSGDSVLFFNFRSDRARQLTNALTDPGFEEFPCPVKVSTYVTMTQYHEAYKFPVLFPPQKLTSILGKVLSEKGLKQLRIAETEKYPHVTFFFNGGDDTPFSGEDRILVQSPKVATYDLQPEMSQPEVTEKLCAAIRSKQYDFICINFANCDMVGHTGVLEAAIKAVEAVDKGAQAMIDAAKESDYAVLITADHGNAEQMWDDKTNGPHTAHTTNPVPVALVNADPSYKLRQGGRLADLAPTVLEYIGLPQPKEMTGQSLLAK from the coding sequence GTGAAAAAAATTATTTTGACCATATTAGACGGTTACGGCCTTGCGCCGGACGGTCCCTACAACGCTGTCACTCGCGCAAACACTCCTTTCCTCGACCAAATGTGGAAGACGTCCCCGTCCGCAACTCTGATTACGTCCGGCGAAAACGTTGGTCTCCCCGCTGGACAAATGGGGAACAGCGAAGTAGGCCATTTGAATATCGGAGCAGGTCGCGTTGTCTATCAAGACATTACTCGTATCGATCTCTCGATCCGCAATCATGAGTTTCATCAGAATCCGGTTTTGCTGAGTCTGATTCGAGACCTGAAATCTCGCGGAGTCGCACTTCATCTGTTCGGCCTTGTAAGCGACGGTGGAGTGCATTCTTCACTAAATCATATCCGCGCCATCCTCGAAACATGTAAAGAAAACGAATTCACCAACGTCAATATTCACGTGTTCACAGACGGTCGCGACACGCCTCCGCACAGCGGAAAAGACCACGTCAAAACTCTGGAAGGGTGGACACGCGAACTCAAAGTTGGCCGCATCGTGACAGTTTCCGGCCGCTATTATGCAATGGACCGTGACAAACGTTGGGACAGGGTAAAGAAGGCCTATGATGCAATTTGTCTCGGACAAGGACTAACTGCGAATTCCGCAGTCGAAGCAGTCGAGAACTCATACAAGTCGGATGTGACGGATGAATTCATCCTACCGACGGTCGTCGTAGCCGATGAGTCCGCCCGTCTGCATTCGGGAGACAGTGTTCTCTTTTTCAATTTCCGTTCCGATCGCGCGCGCCAGTTGACCAACGCGCTCACGGACCCCGGTTTCGAAGAGTTTCCGTGTCCCGTCAAGGTATCAACCTATGTGACGATGACGCAATACCACGAAGCCTACAAGTTTCCCGTGCTGTTCCCGCCGCAGAAACTCACCAGCATTCTCGGCAAAGTTCTCAGCGAAAAGGGTCTAAAACAACTTCGCATCGCCGAAACGGAGAAATATCCGCACGTCACTTTCTTCTTTAATGGCGGAGATGATACGCCCTTTTCAGGCGAAGATCGCATTCTCGTGCAGTCTCCTAAGGTCGCAACCTACGACTTGCAGCCGGAAATGAGCCAGCCTGAAGTGACTGAAAAACTTTGTGCAGCCATCAGAAGCAAGCAGTACGATTTCATTTGCATTAACTTTGCGAATTGTGACATGGTCGGGCACACGGGCGTACTGGAAGCCGCCATCAAAGCCGTCGAAGCGGTGGACAAAGGTGCGCAGGCAATGATAGACGCCGCCAAAGAGTCTGACTACGCGGTTCTCATCACAGCGGATCACGGCAACGCAGAGCAAATGTGGGACGATAAAACAAATGGCCCGCACACGGCTCACACGACAAACCCGGTTCCCGTGGCCTTAGTGAACGCCGACCCGTCTTACAAACTTCGGCAGGGTGGACGACTTGCCGACCTTGCTCCGACCGTCCTCGAGTACATCGGCTTGCCTCAGCCCAAAGAGATGACTGGTCAATCCTTGCTTGCCAAGTAG
- a CDS encoding polysaccharide biosynthesis protein, whose translation MSSNGVSHKLRSLTKESVVYGLAHVLTRSVTFLLLPYYSHKMTAGDYGELSLYYLFLAIVQTFYFYGLDISYLRFYNLSDHGKTKSQISGNVLLTTLVSSLGLSLLLAVFHRGIGSILIFNPLDPSSVPTNVLICIGILFFDTVSAFPFLKLRSDNRPMSFATQKLINVLINVGLNVWLIGGLNMGVRGVLWANLIASVVTTLLLLPGILRTCEFKFDKQLLRDMLLFGLPNIPTYLFVMIVELADRKALEIFRGVDEAGLYSAGYKLGMFMGVVNAAFRFAWQPFFLKHANDEHAPTLFSKTMTYYVLVSTALLVWLSLFVPPLVMTDLPVVGNVIAPAFWAGLSVFPIILAAHIFDGIYANLMVGIYLKKATRKLPAVTGAAAVFTIVANILLIPKFGMMAAAWITLVAFVIQAGLLYLTANKIYPIRYEWNRILLLFVLSGGITTIAAELPLTVSLRFALAVAFPVLLVLFKFFPENELRSIKSLIRG comes from the coding sequence TTGTCTTCTAACGGCGTCTCTCACAAACTTCGCTCGCTGACAAAAGAGTCGGTCGTTTACGGACTCGCGCATGTCCTGACTCGGTCCGTGACGTTCTTGCTGCTCCCGTATTACAGTCACAAAATGACGGCGGGAGACTACGGCGAACTCTCACTCTATTATCTCTTTTTGGCAATCGTCCAAACGTTTTATTTTTACGGTTTGGACATTTCGTATCTCCGGTTCTACAATCTGTCAGACCACGGCAAAACGAAAAGCCAAATATCGGGTAACGTACTACTAACGACTCTCGTCTCTTCGCTCGGCCTGAGCCTTTTGCTTGCAGTCTTTCATCGGGGCATTGGTTCGATTCTAATTTTCAATCCCCTTGATCCTTCAAGCGTGCCTACGAATGTCCTGATTTGTATTGGCATTCTGTTCTTTGACACTGTCAGCGCCTTTCCATTCCTAAAATTGCGAAGCGACAACCGTCCGATGTCCTTCGCGACTCAGAAACTGATTAACGTTTTAATCAACGTTGGGCTGAACGTTTGGCTCATCGGCGGTTTGAACATGGGCGTGCGCGGCGTACTCTGGGCAAATCTGATCGCAAGCGTGGTCACGACGCTGCTGCTTCTCCCCGGAATTCTGCGTACCTGTGAATTCAAATTTGACAAACAGCTATTGCGCGACATGCTGCTCTTCGGTTTGCCTAACATCCCGACTTACTTGTTCGTCATGATTGTCGAGCTTGCAGACCGCAAAGCACTGGAGATTTTCAGAGGCGTCGACGAAGCGGGACTCTATTCCGCCGGATACAAACTCGGAATGTTCATGGGCGTGGTCAATGCCGCATTTCGCTTTGCGTGGCAGCCATTCTTCCTGAAACATGCCAACGACGAGCATGCTCCGACGCTCTTTTCCAAGACGATGACATATTATGTCCTCGTATCGACCGCGCTATTAGTTTGGCTTAGCCTCTTCGTCCCGCCGCTTGTGATGACCGATTTGCCGGTCGTCGGCAATGTGATTGCGCCCGCGTTTTGGGCAGGCCTAAGCGTTTTCCCGATTATTCTTGCCGCGCATATTTTCGACGGAATTTACGCGAACTTGATGGTTGGAATCTATCTTAAGAAAGCCACACGAAAACTGCCCGCGGTCACAGGCGCGGCCGCAGTCTTTACGATTGTCGCAAATATCTTGTTGATCCCTAAGTTCGGAATGATGGCCGCCGCATGGATTACATTGGTGGCATTCGTGATTCAGGCCGGATTGCTGTATCTCACGGCGAACAAAATCTATCCGATTCGTTATGAATGGAATCGGATTCTCTTGTTGTTCGTTTTGTCCGGAGGAATAACTACGATCGCCGCAGAGCTCCCGTTGACGGTTTCGCTTCGATTCGCGCTTGCCGTCGCATTTCCGGTGCTACTCGTTCTTTTTAAGTTCTTCCCTGAAAACGAACTTCGTTCAATAAAGAGTCTCATTCGCGGATGA
- a CDS encoding glycosyltransferase: MKILYVAPEHVSGTLTLFKQEHERRGDVCRFVTFWHSRWDFPDDICLNLRGMPNRSWVRAIRRSVAHDPYNTPSRIVAGKLPVWNPNPLVRAMFSLRDEYNWRKIRIAIKQHDLLHYDVLHLDGGADFTRDARFARAFKKKNKGVVAYFHGSDLRSRGYIPAVDDITDIRFTPEWDLAVLDDRIQYSYLPVDLSKFEYRPYAPSKPIRVGHAARNPLKGTAAAVSAIRELSKSHAVELVLIKDMSYTDARAAKRTCDVFVDQLTNHGGWGYGMSGVEALAMGIPVITNIPEPMRPLIGEHPFIQADEASIAEVLRQCMDEPSRMSLLSEQGRDWVMRRHSITSVADQLYDHYRKFGWTK, translated from the coding sequence ATGAAGATTCTCTATGTCGCACCGGAGCATGTTTCCGGAACGTTGACTCTTTTCAAACAAGAGCACGAACGCCGTGGCGATGTTTGCAGGTTCGTGACGTTCTGGCATAGCCGCTGGGATTTCCCGGATGATATCTGTCTCAATCTCCGCGGCATGCCCAATCGCTCTTGGGTACGTGCAATTCGTCGCAGTGTAGCGCACGACCCGTACAATACCCCGTCCCGCATCGTCGCAGGCAAACTACCCGTCTGGAATCCGAACCCACTTGTTCGCGCGATGTTTTCTTTGCGAGACGAGTACAATTGGCGCAAGATCCGCATCGCGATAAAGCAGCACGACCTCCTGCACTATGACGTCTTGCACCTCGACGGCGGCGCCGATTTCACGCGGGATGCGCGCTTCGCCCGCGCCTTCAAAAAGAAGAACAAAGGTGTCGTCGCCTACTTCCATGGATCAGACCTTCGCTCGCGCGGTTACATTCCGGCCGTCGACGACATTACGGATATTCGTTTTACTCCCGAATGGGACTTGGCCGTTCTTGACGACCGCATACAGTATTCATATTTACCCGTCGACCTGAGCAAATTTGAGTACCGGCCATATGCTCCATCCAAACCGATTCGTGTCGGCCATGCCGCGCGCAACCCGCTCAAAGGCACCGCAGCCGCCGTTTCCGCAATAAGAGAACTTTCGAAATCGCATGCTGTTGAACTTGTCTTGATTAAAGACATGTCGTACACAGATGCACGCGCGGCCAAACGGACCTGCGACGTCTTCGTCGACCAGTTAACCAATCATGGCGGCTGGGGGTACGGTATGAGTGGAGTGGAAGCGCTTGCAATGGGCATTCCCGTCATCACAAATATCCCCGAACCGATGCGCCCCTTGATCGGCGAGCATCCGTTTATTCAAGCGGACGAAGCAAGCATCGCTGAAGTCTTGCGACAATGCATGGACGAACCATCTCGAATGTCGCTGCTTTCCGAGCAGGGCCGTGACTGGGTGATGCGGCGGCACTCGATCACAAGCGTCGCCGATCAACTCTATGACCACTACCGCAAATTTGGTTGGACGAAGTAG
- a CDS encoding glycosyltransferase, which translates to MTASVVVISFNQRLFIERLATQLLDQDYAADDYEIVVVECASSDDTIEWLRSKSDSRLNPLYLTEQCNRSQGRNQGIRAARGDIIIMIDGDHTVSKNFVSAHVEAHKRGKCAIVGKSDFAPNPNFKAINDYLNNGGAAKFPASTPLPGRYFLTRNCSVPKQVLLEIGLFDETFDRWGGEDLDLGVRLEQAGIPIYGDNSSLALHHHFRTIDEVLSIVRLYGEGSVPRLVEKHPQLFRELNLDRLFNNPYEVNRFGAAERFVNRLLCSAPVFQIVRAYANIKSRSTVPRFVFDYLHLRQYAAGYRQSQKNK; encoded by the coding sequence GTGACCGCCAGCGTCGTCGTAATTAGCTTTAATCAGAGACTATTCATCGAGCGCTTGGCAACACAATTGCTCGATCAGGACTACGCGGCAGACGACTACGAAATCGTTGTCGTTGAATGCGCCTCTTCGGATGATACGATTGAATGGCTCCGGTCGAAAAGCGATTCGCGTCTGAACCCGCTCTATCTCACGGAACAATGCAATCGTTCACAAGGCCGCAACCAAGGCATTCGCGCGGCCCGCGGTGATATTATCATCATGATTGACGGTGACCACACGGTAAGTAAGAACTTCGTGTCGGCACACGTCGAAGCCCACAAAAGAGGGAAATGTGCAATCGTCGGGAAATCCGATTTTGCTCCAAATCCGAATTTCAAAGCGATCAACGACTATTTAAACAATGGCGGTGCGGCGAAATTCCCAGCCAGCACGCCGCTGCCGGGTCGTTACTTTCTGACAAGAAACTGTTCTGTCCCAAAACAAGTCCTGCTGGAAATCGGTCTGTTCGACGAAACTTTTGACCGTTGGGGCGGGGAAGACCTCGATCTTGGAGTTCGTCTCGAGCAAGCGGGAATACCGATCTACGGCGATAATTCTTCCCTTGCACTTCACCATCATTTTCGTACAATTGATGAAGTTCTTAGTATCGTTCGGTTGTATGGAGAAGGCAGCGTGCCGCGCTTGGTCGAAAAGCACCCGCAACTTTTCCGAGAACTAAATCTCGACAGACTTTTCAACAACCCCTACGAAGTAAACCGCTTCGGCGCGGCCGAAAGATTCGTCAATCGATTGCTCTGTTCCGCTCCTGTGTTCCAGATAGTCCGCGCCTACGCGAACATAAAGTCTCGTAGCACAGTTCCCAGATTTGTGTTTGACTACTTGCATCTCAGGCAATATGCGGCTGGCTACCGTCAGTCGCAGAAAAACAAATAA
- the folD gene encoding bifunctional methylenetetrahydrofolate dehydrogenase/methenyltetrahydrofolate cyclohydrolase FolD, with the protein MPTIIDGKAVAAGLQANLKNKIAKFITETGITPGLAVVLVGDDPASAVYVKSKGKACERLGMFSETLRFPADTSREETLATIEKLNRDSRIHGILVQLPLPNHLDPDEVIDAIDPRKDVDGLHPASAGLLALGRPRFVPCTPAGIIELLRASEVDVKGKHAVVLGRSNLVGRPIATLLSTKGEMGDATVTICHSRSRDLASITRTADVLVVAIGQPNFVTRDMVKPGAVVIDVGIHRLPESEGGGLCGDVQYDQVADITSAITPVPGGVGPMTITLLMSNTLKAAMLFSNLKTHA; encoded by the coding sequence ATGCCGACAATTATTGATGGAAAGGCGGTCGCCGCCGGACTTCAAGCCAACCTAAAGAATAAAATCGCGAAATTTATCACCGAAACCGGAATAACTCCCGGTCTTGCCGTCGTATTGGTGGGTGACGATCCTGCGTCTGCGGTATATGTGAAATCGAAAGGCAAAGCGTGCGAACGACTCGGTATGTTTTCCGAAACTCTCAGGTTTCCCGCTGACACGTCGCGCGAAGAAACCCTCGCAACAATCGAAAAACTGAATCGCGACAGCCGCATTCATGGCATCCTCGTCCAGCTTCCGCTACCCAATCACCTTGATCCGGACGAAGTCATTGATGCGATCGATCCGAGAAAAGATGTGGACGGATTGCATCCCGCGAGCGCGGGTCTGCTCGCACTCGGTAGGCCGCGTTTTGTACCGTGCACTCCGGCTGGCATCATAGAGCTCCTTCGCGCAAGCGAAGTGGACGTCAAAGGCAAACATGCCGTCGTCTTGGGACGCTCCAATCTCGTCGGCCGTCCGATTGCCACATTGCTTTCGACCAAAGGAGAAATGGGCGATGCAACAGTCACGATTTGTCATTCGCGCAGCCGCGATCTCGCATCGATTACGCGAACAGCCGATGTTCTGGTCGTTGCTATTGGACAACCGAATTTTGTTACTCGCGACATGGTCAAACCCGGCGCGGTCGTAATTGATGTCGGAATTCATCGCCTGCCCGAATCCGAGGGCGGCGGCCTCTGCGGCGATGTACAGTATGATCAAGTTGCCGATATCACATCCGCTATCACACCCGTTCCCGGCGGCGTCGGTCCGATGACGATTACACTTTTGATGAGCAATACACTAAAAGCCGCCATGCTGTTTTCCAATCTGAAAACACATGCCTGA